The Tachysurus vachellii isolate PV-2020 chromosome 21, HZAU_Pvac_v1, whole genome shotgun sequence region aaaaaaaaaaaaaaaagttcttaatGGAAAGTTTGTAATTTACACACAAACCCTCAGACATCAGTTTGATTCTTTTAATGTTTTCCATCAAGCAAACCACATGAAAGGCCCAAATTGGAAGACAGCCTAGATTTAACTAACAGGAATGAGCCAAACTATAACTGAAAGCTTTACCACACTTTGCAAAGTGATCCAGATCAGGTCACAAGTAAAAAGGCATACAAGAGgagttttaaaaatatgaacCTTTAATACTAAACATATTGAAAGGGCAATCAGTGTCTGCTTTTTCTGCAAGGATGCCATTATGcctagaaagaaaaagaaagtattaAGAATCatgtacacaattaaacataatTGCTTGGTCATTGATTTGGGTATACATCTACATTCATAACTGGGCCAGAGGCTAGATTAGAATACACAAGGCAGTTTTAATTTTAGCCTCTAGTTCATTACAGCAAGCCAATTTAAATCAAATGCTGATACTTTAAGGAATTAAAGTGTACCTTTCCATCAAAGCATGTCTTGCGACATGGAGTTGGAGGCATGCACACTTCAGTGGAGCACATGAAGTAAAtctgagagagaaggaaaaactcAGTGCACAAGTTAACAAATATCACAGCCTATTAAATAAACCCAAGGATACTGCACCTCCTCATTGATGTATTTTTGAGTGGTCACATTCATGAACTGGAAGGCAGTCACTACAAAGCGGCGCTGGTGAGGAGTCTCGATCATGTCCAGTACATGGAGGAATGAAGACTGGCCAGAGGAAAGCTCAGGGTTGGGGCATCTGCAAAGAAGAAAAGTTCAGAGAGTTCTGATAATTTGAGCTTTAAATTTGGTTAAATCACTTGCACTCTCAAGACCTACTCATTTTATTCCTCAACCACTCAAGACATTTGAATAATATTGATCAAGTCCTgcctgcaaaaataaataaatttccccTGCCACAAACTTACCCTTCATAGAGCAGAACCAAGGCATTTGTTCCAGAGCGCGTGTATGCCACACAGTAGTTTATCAACAGTGTAGCCTCAGGTTTTGGAGACTTCAGCTGCACTTCCAGGTACAATGGTTTACCCAGGAGAGCATTCAAGGGCACATGACTACTCCTCAAGAATGAAGAAAAGGTCTCATCTGAAGATAGGATAAGGAAACAAGTTAaccactatacacacaccttgCAATCTTGTACATGTTTGCACAAGCAATTTGTTCCATAAAGACCATTTAAGCAAGTATAGGGAAACATACTGCATTGCAAAAGAACCCATACCAGTTGCAATCCTGAGCTGAACACCATATAGTCCACCAGCCCGAACAGAGGATGGCACACTTGGGCTAACCACCATGTAACCAGCAGATGCCCTAATCATTGTTGGACTGATCTTTGAGTACCGACACTCAACCATCACCCTAAaggatagagagaaaaaaaaaaaaagttaacaagCTAAACCATTTCAGAAGAaagttaaggaaaaaaaaaaaaaaaaaaaaacctgcctgACAAGGTGATCTCTGGTGATGACACCATACTTCAGGTTAAGTACTCGGATAGCTGTTCGCACCTCAGCCATGTAAACAGTGGTATCGCCAATATTCtgaattgggggaaaaaaaaaaaaaaaaaaaaaagttcttaaaTTGGCATTTTACAAAAtttcagaaatttaaaaaaataataaaaaccccACTCACATAGGTCTTTGTCCcacattcagagacagagaaCTTAAAGGTGGCAAAATCATTGGTAGCAAGGATAGGTTTACAGGGGGTCTTGGCTGCCACTTGCAAACTTGCAGGGCTCACAGGGATCGTGGTGATGTTAGAGTAAATAGTAAACACAAACTGCCCATCAGCTGTACATTCTTAGAACACAAGGGGGGGAGAAGGACATGTAAAGCCAGGTAAACAACAATTTTCAGGTAATGTGGATATACACACAGCCACCTACGGTCCATTGGGTAGTAACAGGAGGAAGTAGTCACATCCATGCAGCATCCTTTGTTCATGCACTCAACAGCTGTGGTGCCAGCAGGACCACAGGGCAGTCTTTGGCTAGTAGGAATGTCACACCCTGTATGGTTGACagatttgacattttaaattgCATCTATACTGATGCAGCAAAACAGGTAACCTTACATTGTGCCAATATCCTTGACTGTTAAACTAAATTGTGCAAGTGTATAAACGAGTAAGATGTGTAAAGATTAAGCCAAGTTGCCAAAAACCAAAGCCAACACTGACATTTGGAAGCTACAGCTAATTAGCCTGGCTAGTTACAGTACTTGATTTGAATCAAGTAAAACCCACCTACAGCCAGTGCAGTATAGGCATTACTTGCTCACCTCCATTTGTATAGTTCTTAGGCAGTCTTCGATTTGGGGTCATGGCTGGCATTGGAGCTGGTGGACAGTCAGCTTGGTTATCAGAACGAGGGACTCTGACTTTCTGAAATGCCATGTCAGTATTGACATCACAGGACACTGTAGCGATTTCAGCTGGGTCCATGTTATTAACGTAGAGCAGTCGCAGAACATATCGGCCCTCCTGGAGACATTAGTTCAGGGAAAGTTACAGGAAttgctcaacacacacacacaatacaaaaaacCCCCATGCTAATGCCTACCTCAATAGTGACATGACAGCTAGAGAAACTGACACTGAGAACATCATTCCCCTGTTCCTTTATCAGAGAGTAGCCACATTCTTTAGTTGCCCCTAGAACTGGGTCTAGAATGGAGGATCCTGACAAACATcagaaagaaattaaacacaTGAGCAACCTACACAGCCcataaaaggacaaaaaacCTCTTGCTCCAGCATACATACCCAAAACATTCACTTCAGATAGTGTGTCTGTGGGCATAACTACTTTAACAGCATCTTTACCACAAAACACAGAATACTTCTGGTGCTGTCTGAGCCAGTCCTCCTGACTGGGGACTGCAGCCTGCACAGATACAGCTCCTTCAATGAAGTGCTCACTGGCTTGGTAAACATGATCAACAATCTTGAAGCCATCCACAAAAGTTTGCACAATGAACAACTCAACACAGCCTAGCAGCAACACTAAGATCGGTTTCACTGCCATGTTCCAACTACCCCAAGCACCATGACCTGACACTCTGCCTGTGCTGCTCTTATTTAAGCAGGCCAGGTGACTCACTctgattgtgttcacctgtcACAAATTAGGTCCAATCCCTAATTGATGAGGATGAAGCTTGAAACTCTAATTCCCAGAGGCCAAACAATTTAATTCACGCCTGGTTTTTTGTGCTCATATttagcattgaatttctttgtcatgtcacacttcaCATTGGTGTTATGAAACTCATATATaactcatatgaaagtagacagcAAGGGTTTTAAGATTATGTAGTTTTTTATAAgcattaaaattgtttttttgaacattacattatttcttcTTCCCAGTGCCCAACAAATTGCCTAACAGTGTTATGCAGAATCTATTgatctatttatccatccatccatccatctatccattcattcattcattcattcatccatccatccatccatccatccatccatccatccatccacgcacccatccacccatccatccacccacccatccatccatccatccatccatctattcatccatccatccatccattcattcatccatccatccattcatctatccattcatccatcgtTTCTCTGACGTTGGCGGAATCCTCCGATGCACAAGGTGGCGCTATGAAGGATTAGTCATGTTTAAACTATCATTGTTGTATTGGGGAAATACAATAGAAGGAGATGCTGTGAACAAGTGATTTtatcaacattttatttgacttttttatgtattttttttaataaaccttaTTAAAATTCTTCCTTCACAGAGCGTAAATCCGGTGAGTTGGTAATGTTGTTGATGTTTGTAGCTCCTTGTTGATTAGCTGatgttacagtgtataaagaTGTTGTTGGTTCTGCAGCTGCTTTTCACTTCAACACTCACTGTTCAGGGGCACTGACTGCTTTACTAGTTATCGTTCTACTGACTGCTTTACTAGTTATCGTTCTACTGACTGCTTTACTAGTTCTCGGTGCACTGACTGCTTTACTAGTTATCTTGGGCATTGACTGCTTTACTAGTTATCGTTGCACTGACTGCTTTACTAGTTATCGTTGCACTGACTGCTTTACTAGTTATCGTTGCACTGACTGCTTTACTAGTTCTCTGGGGCACTGATTGCTTTACCAGTTCTCTGGTGGTCACAATGGTTAAGCTTAAAGTAAGGTTTTTATTTGGAActgaagtgtctgtgtgtgtgtgtgtgtgtgtgtgtgtgtcctccctgtccctgtgtgtgtgtcctccctgtccctgtgtgtgtgtcctccctgtccctgtgtgtgtgtcctccctgtccctgtgtgtgtgtcctccctgtccctgtgtgtgtgtcctccttgtgcctgtgtgtcctccttgtccctgtgtgtgtgtcctccttgtccctgtgtgtgtgtcctccttgtccctgtgtgtgtgtcctccttgtccctgtgtgtgtgtcctccttgtccctgtgtgtgtgtcctccttgtccctgtgtgtgtgtcctccttgtccctgtgtgtgtgtcctccttgtccctgtgtgtgtgtcctccttgtccctgtgtgtgtgtcctccctgtccctgtgtgtgtgtcctccctgtccctgtgtgtgtgtcctccctgtccctgtgtgtgtgtcctccctgtccctgtgtgtgtgtcctccctgtccctgtgtgtgtgtcctccctgtccctgtgtgtgtgtcctccctgtccctgtgtgtgtgtcctccctgtccctgtgtgtgtgtcctccctgtccctgtgtgtgtgtgtgtgtctccctgtgtgtgtgtgtgtgtgtgtctccctgtgtgtgtgtgtctccctgtgtgtgtgtgtctccctgtgtgtgtgtctccctgtgtgtgtgtgtctccctgtgtgtgtgtcctccctgtccctgtgtgtgtgtcctccctgtccctgtgtgtgtgtcctccctgtccctgtgtgtgtgtcctccctgtccctgtgtgtgtgtcctccctgtccctgtgtgtgtgtgtcctccctgtccctgtgtgtgtgtcctccctgtccctgtgtgtgtgtcctccctgtccctgtgtgtgtcctccctgtccctgtgtgtgtcctccctgtccctgtgtgtgtgtcctccctgtccctgtgtgtgtcctccctgtccctgtgtgtgtgtcctccctgtccctgtgtgtgtgtcctccctgtccctgtgtgtgtgtcctccctgtccctgtgtgtgtgtcctccctgtccctgtgtgtgtgtcctccctgtccctgtgtgtgtgtcctccctgtccctgtgtgtgggtccccccctgtgtgtgtgtgtgggtccctgtgtgtgtgtgtgggtccctgtgtgtgtgtgtgggtccctgtgtgtgtgtgtgggtccctgtgtgtgtgtgtgggtccctgtgtgtgtgtgtgggtccctgtgtgtgtgtgtgggtccctgtgtgtgtgggtccctgtgtgtgtgggtccctgtgtgtgtgtgtgggtccctgtgtgtgtgtgtgcgtccgtgtctgtgtgtatgtggtatcTTGGTAGgaccaaatgtccccacaagggTTTTGAGATTTTTAGACTTTTACTTACTGAGATTAAGACCAGGGTTAGAATTAGGTACTGCATTAATTAGCTGCAAGAATTATAGTAATAGTCCTTGCAGTCATACTTAGtctaacacgtgtgtgtgtgtgtgtgtgtgtgtgtttttcaggtgAAGATGAGTGCCGAGGCGGCAGACAGGGAGGCAGTAAGTGGCAGTCGACCCACCACACCACCACAGACCTCCTGGTTCGAGTTTCTGCTTGATCCATCCTTACTTGAgcagcactttaaaaaaaactgtccaGGTCACTATACCTTTGTTGTTTCCATTTTATTAGCTGTGCTTATGTATATCCGTGTATTTAGACAATTTACACAATGTCAGCCACCATCTATCTCCTCTGCTGGAAAGAGAATATGTGAAATGTGTCATGTGAATATGTGTCATTTCTCACCGGATATAGTTGGGCTTATGAATCATTCTCATTGAGAGTTGACATGGTAGAATTTGTTGCAGTGGTACAAGTGGATCAGTTAGAGCACATAACTGTGGCTCTGGGCACCTGATAGTCCATTTGCTGAGTGAAATTGACGCTTTTGGTTTGGAGCAAGGTGTAAAGTATAAATTATTAGACAATTATTTTGTACATCACAtccaacatttattttctatttttgtccAGTTGTCCCAAATATCTAGAATATCTTATTTCTGCAGTGCtacatttctgttctgtggtCCAGTTTGCACCTTGTGACTCAGTTAAGCAGCTCAGTTAAGCAgattttgagttgaattacttttttatttgaactGTTCTATACCTACAAAGTGACACCTTTAATATGTGAagtattctttattaaatacattgtaattttatttattagcaggattactttgttttttttccatgctgCCAACAGACCCTCCTCCTGTTCAGCTGGTTATTCAGTTCCTGGAGCAAGCCTCCAAGCCTTCTGTGAACGAGCAGAACCAGGTTCAACCCCCTGCAGACAACCGACGCAATCGCACGCTCAAACTCCTCGCTCTCAAAGTGGCAGCACATCTTCGGTGGGACCTGGATGTGCTCGAGAAAAGGTCAGGGGTCTTAAGCATGTGACAATACAAACACTTGTATACTAGCAGTTATAATGTGGAGACATATTACACAATACACTGTACAGCATAAATGCAGGAAATCCAACACAACCCAGTAAAATCACTTTCAACAGTCTGAATTTATGGGAGATTTCTTTAATGTTTCAAGTTTAGAAAGACTAAAACATGGCTCCATAATAAGTATGTGAGTACCTTTCTAATCTGTGGGATTTTAGGGTGTGTTTTCCAAATGTAATTTTAGTCAATAAGGCAGATATAATGGCAATCAGGGTCCATGGTGAACGGATGAAAGTGAACTAAACTGTATCAGTAGTCACCATGAGCCAGGCAGATACAGCAAATTTAACATGAAATTATTGGTCTTTTATTGGTACTTTTATTCCTTATTAATGACAAATGAAGTTGCGACACTAAACAGACTAAGAATTCGGTACTATTATCACTGCATGCCTAACAGCAAGTAGTCACCCAATGCCAATTCAGAAGGTCCTTAGTTACGCCTGTCACATCTTACTAAAACCGAAGGCTAAATATGATTTACATTAAAATCTTGAATTCTGTGTAGCTGACTTAAAGAGATCTGTGGTGTTAAAGTAGCTCTGCTTGTACAACCTGGGCTTCAGGActaaagtgtttttgtttgtaaagctATCATGTCATCTTCTCTTAATTCAGAGtttattgtgtgtctgtcttcagCTTGACCATTCCTGTGCTGAACATGTTACTGAATGAGCTGCTGTGTGCCAGTAAAGTCCCTCCTGGTGTCAAACATGTAGACTTGGATCTGTCCACGCTACCTCCCACTACTGCTATGGCAGTTCTAATATACAACCGCtggtaagtgtctgtgtgtgtgtgtctgtgtgtgtgtctgtgtgtgtgtgtctgtgtgtgtgtgtctgtgtgtgtgtgtctgtgtgtctgtgtgtctgtgtgtctgtgtgtctgtgtgtgtgtgtgtctgtgtgtgtgtgtgtctgtgtgtgtgtgtgtctgtgtgtgtgtgtgtctgtgtgtgtgtgtgtctgtgtgtgtgtgtgtgtgtctgtgtgtgtgtgtctgtgtgtgtgtgtctgtgtgtgtgtgtctgtgtgtgtgtgtctgtgtgtgtgtgtctgtgtgtgtgtgtctgtgtgtgtctctgtgtgtgtgtgtgtgtctgtgtgtgtgtgtgtgtctctgtgtgtgtgtgtgtgtgtgtctctgtgtgtgtgtgtgtgtgtgtctctgtgtgtgtgtgtgtgtgtctctgtgtgtgtgtgtgtgtgtctctgtgtgtgtgtgtgtgtctctgtgtgtgtgtgtgtgtgtctctgtgtgtgtgtgtgtgtctctgtgtgtgtgtgtgtgtctctgtgtgtgtgtgtgtgtctctgtgtgtgtgtgtgtgtgtctctgtgtgtgtgtgtgtgtctctgtgtgtgtgtgtgtgtctctgtgtgtgtgtgtgtctctgtgtgtgtgtgtgtctctgtgtgtgtgtgtgtctctgtgtgtgtgtgtgtctctgtgtgtgtgtgtgtctgtgtgtgtgtgtgtgtctctgtgtgtgtgtgtgtgtgtctctgtgtgtgtgtgtgtgtgtgtctctgtgtgtgtgtgtgtgtgtctctgtgtgtgtgtgtgtgtgtgtgtctctctgtgtgtgtgtgtgtgtgtgtctctctgtgtgtgtgtgtgtctgtgtgtgtgtgtgtctctgtgtgtgtgtgtgtctctgtgtgtgtgtgtgtctctgtgtgtgtgtgtgtctctgtgtgtgtgtgtgtctctgtgtgtgtgtgtgtctctgtgtgtgtgtgtgtctctgtgtgtgtgtgtctctgtgtgtgtgtgtgtgtgtgtgtgtgtgtgtctctgtgtgtgtgtgtgtgtctctgtgtgtgtgtgtgtgtctctgtgtgtgtgtgtgtgtctctgtgtgtgtgtgtgtgtctctgtgtgtgtgtgtgtgtctctgtgtgtgtgtgtgtgtctctgtgtgtgtgtgtgtctctgtgtgtgtgtgtgtgtctgtgtgtgtgtgtgtgtctctgtgtgtgtgtgtgtgtctctgtgtgtgtgtgtgtgtctctgtgtgtgtgtgtgtgtctctgtgtgtgtgtgtgtgtctctgtgtgtgtgtgtgtgtctctgtgtgtgtgtctgtgtgtgtgtgtgtctgtgtgtgtgtgtgtgtctgtgtgtgtgtgtgtgtgtgtctgtgtctgtgtgtgtgtgtgtgtctgtgtgtgtgtgtgtgtgtctgtgtgtgtgtgtgtgtgtgtctgtgtgtgtgtgtgtgtgtctctgtgtgtgtgtgtgtgtgtgtgtctctgtgtgtgtgtgtgtgtctctgtgtgtgtgtgtgtgtgtctctgtgtgtgtgtgtgtgtgtctctgtgtgtgtgtgtgtgtctctgtgtgtgtgtgtgtgtgtgtgtctctgtgtgtgtgtgtgtgtgtgtgtgtctctgtgtgtgtgtgtgtgtctctgtgtgtgtgtgtgtgtctgtgtgtgtgtgtgtgtctctgtgtgtgtgtgtgtgtctctgtgtgtgtgtgtgtgtctctgtgtgtgtgtgtgtgtgtctctgtgtgtgtgtgtgtgtgtgtgtgtctctgtgtgtgtgtgtgtgtctctgtgtgtgtgtgtgtgtctctgtgtgtgtgtgtgtgtgtgtgtctctgtgtgtgtgtgtgtgtctctgtgtgtgtgtgtgtgtctctgtgtgtgtgtgtgtctctgtgtgtgtgtgtgtctctgtgtgtgtgtgtgtgtctctgtgtgtgtctctgtgtgtgtgtgtgtgtgtgtgtgtctctgtgtgtgtgtgtgtgtgtgtgtctgtgtgtgtgtgtgtctgtgtgtgtgtgtgtctctgtgtgtgtgtgtgtgtctctgtgtgtgtgtgtgtgtctctgtgtgtgtgtgtgtgtgtctctgtgtgtgtgtctctgtgtgtgtgtgtgtctctgtgtgtgtgtgtgtctgtgtgtgtgtgtgtgtgtgtctgtgtgtgtgtgtgtgtctgtgtgtgtgtgtgtgtgtctgtgtgtgtgtgtgtgtgtctgtgtgtgtgtgtgtgtctgtgtgtgtgtgtgtgtctctgtgtgtgtgtgtgtgtgtgtgtgtctctgtgtgtgtgtgtgtgtctctgtgtgtgtgtgtgtgtgtctctgtgtgtgtgtgtgtgtctctgtgtgtgtgtgtgtgtgtctctgtgtgtgtgtgtgtgtctctgtgtgtgtgtgtgtgtgtctctgtgtgtgtgtgtgtgtgtgtgtgtctctgtgtgtgtgtgtgtgtctctgtgtgtgtgtgtgtctctgtgtgtgtgtgtctctgtgtgtgtgtgtgtgtctctgtgtgtgtgtgtgtgtctctgtgtgtgtgtgtgtgtctctgtgtgtgtgtgtgtctctgtgtgtgtgtgtgtctctgtgtgtgtgtgtgtgtctctgtgtgtgtgtgtgtgtctctgtgtgtgtgtgtgtgtctctgtgtgtgtgtgtgtgtgtgtgtctctgtgtgtgtgtgtgtgtctctgtgtgtgtgtgtgtgtctctgtgtgtgtgtgtgtgtctctgtgtgtgtctctgtgtgtgtgtgtgtgtgtgtctgtgtgtgtgtgtgtgtgtgtctgtgtgtgtgtgtgtgtctgtgtgtgtgtgtgtgtgtctgtgtgtgtgtgtgtctctgtgtgtgtgtgtgtgtctgtctgtgtgtctgtgtgtgcgtgtctgtctgtgtgtctgtgtgtgtgtgtctctgtgtgtgtgtgtctctgtgtgtgtgtgtctctgtgtgtgtgtgtctctgtgtgtgtctgtgtgtgtgtctctgtgtgtgtgtctctgtgtgtgtgtctgtgtgtgtgtgtgtctgtgtgtctgtgtctgtgtgtctgtgtctgtgtgtctgtgtgtgtgtgtctctgtgtgtgtgtctctgtgtgtgtgtctctgtgtgtgtgtctctgtgtgtgtgtctctgtgtgtgtctctgtgtgtgtctgtgtgtgtctctgtgtgtgtgtgtgtgtctctgtgtgtgtgtgtctctgtgtgtctgtgtgtctgtgtgtgcgtgtctgtctgtgtgtctgtgtgtgcgtgtctgtctgtgtgtctgtgtgtgcgtgtctgtctgtgtgtctgtgtgtgcgtgtctgtctgtgtgtctgtgtgtgcgtgtctgtctgtgtgtctgtgtgtgcgtgtctgtctgtctgtgtgtctgtgtgtgcgtgtctgtctgtttgtgtgtgcccgtctgtgtgtatataggaGTTCATAAGAATCCAGCTTAATATCATACTCTGCATTATCAGTTGATCCTAGTGTGAAGGTTAAATATCTGTACCACTAAACAATACTATTCAGAGTATAAGAATgtgtaaaatttaaatgtatattattgttAGACAAAGATCTTTCACTGTAAACCCACATGCTGTTACTTTCATTAAAAGGGCCATGCGTACAATAGTGCTGAGCAGTTTTCCTGAGAAGCAGGCAAAGCCTGGACCCCACCAGCTAAACATGTACGTATGTTACATCTAGCTCAAATCCTTTACCTAATTGGACTGTACTGTTTTTaatcaaggttttttttctgactgaGGAAAATCTACATTTGGTGGTTTACTCTTAAAACAGACTTTCTTTcctatttgtgttttatttggccAGGATGAGTCTGGTTCAGCAAGAGAAGGAACTGACTGAGAACA contains the following coding sequences:
- the LOC132864174 gene encoding zona pellucida sperm-binding protein 4-like, encoding MAVKPILVLLLGCVELFIVQTFVDGFKIVDHVYQASEHFIEGAVSVQAAVPSQEDWLRQHQKYSVFCGKDAVKVVMPTDTLSEVNVLGSSILDPVLGATKECGYSLIKEQGNDVLSVSFSSCHVTIEEGRYVLRLLYVNNMDPAEIATVSCDVNTDMAFQKVRVPRSDNQADCPPAPMPAMTPNRRLPKNYTNGGCDIPTSQRLPCGPAGTTAVECMNKGCCMDVTTSSCYYPMDQCTADGQFVFTIYSNITTIPVSPASLQVAAKTPCKPILATNDFATFKFSVSECGTKTYNIGDTTVYMAEVRTAIRVLNLKYGVITRDHLVRVMVECRYSKISPTMIRASAGYMVVSPSVPSSVRAGGLYGVQLRIATDETFSSFLRSSHVPLNALLGKPLYLEVQLKSPKPEATLLINYCVAYTRSGTNALVLLYEGCPNPELSSGQSSFLHVLDMIETPHQRRFVVTAFQFMNVTTQKYINEEIYFMCSTEVCMPPTPCRKTCFDGKA